A genome region from Pseudomonas helmanticensis includes the following:
- a CDS encoding DUF6916 family protein yields MLQSVQSQHFQALRGRVGTLHLPDGSAMQIHIGELEEKPLAKMRYSERMPFSVELNSLEPTEFVDGLCALELPELGRVDNIFVSRVPPMGRDPALAYFHITFN; encoded by the coding sequence ATGCTGCAATCGGTTCAAAGCCAACATTTCCAGGCGCTGCGGGGACGAGTCGGCACCTTGCACCTGCCGGACGGCAGCGCGATGCAAATCCATATCGGCGAGCTTGAAGAAAAACCCCTGGCGAAAATGCGCTACAGCGAGCGCATGCCGTTCAGCGTCGAGCTGAACAGTCTGGAGCCAACCGAATTTGTCGATGGCCTGTGTGCGCTGGAGTTGCCGGAGCTGGGACGGGTCGACAACATCTTCGTATCCCGGGTACCACCCATGGGCCGCGACCCGGCGCTGGCTTACTTCCACATCACCTTCAACTGA
- a CDS encoding glycosyltransferase family 39 protein, which translates to MAVNRVTPVGDTQDPHATPGSWFGNLRLIRWAREHWLLPVILLAAAVRFYDLTAAAVWGDEGSSLLLARYSLGGIWHHAAFDVHPPLYFMLLHGWIELFGDGIFAIRCLSALAGVAAVGLGIWLVDRLATRRAAMIAGVLLALLPTAVRYSQEVRMYSLLGLLLIAATLALVYWIRRPQRHRYLVFYALLMSAAFYTHYFAVLAALCHWIYLGVIRVQRGYRFRHIQRPGWWLANLAIFVLYLPWLPNLFDLMQHMEQLKVGGDVGWEPPVTLSSLPSMLWSWLIQDDGENLPWPVFAALPMTLLMLAAVAVMRDRSVSRGSVLLALYTGLPLLLVFAVSFITPVFIERYLTAYALGLPLLAALAIDRLYSRVRPLALAVLVSLVGVQLVGVNNNATVDSNDQLDRVVNYVNQHFRPGDRIVTSDMLWYLSYVYYDRSGAHVRLFTPPAADGRATRPNEYGFGTLVTPDVYLDSLSELAGNERVWLIGALDEPAEFLPLPATWKVGAEIHAGGVLARLFVPQPAGNQASSGLKRFTFTFAIKS; encoded by the coding sequence ATGGCGGTCAACAGAGTTACGCCGGTGGGCGACACACAGGACCCGCACGCAACGCCGGGGTCGTGGTTTGGCAACTTGCGGCTGATTCGCTGGGCCAGAGAGCACTGGCTGCTGCCGGTGATATTGCTGGCCGCCGCCGTGCGTTTTTACGATCTGACGGCCGCTGCCGTCTGGGGCGATGAAGGCTCCAGCCTGCTGCTGGCGCGCTATTCGCTGGGCGGGATCTGGCATCACGCGGCCTTCGATGTGCATCCGCCGCTGTACTTCATGCTCCTGCATGGCTGGATTGAACTGTTCGGCGACGGGATTTTTGCGATCCGCTGCCTCAGCGCATTGGCGGGCGTTGCTGCCGTTGGACTGGGTATCTGGCTGGTGGACCGCCTCGCCACGCGCCGCGCGGCGATGATCGCCGGGGTGTTGCTGGCGCTGTTGCCGACAGCGGTGCGCTACAGCCAGGAAGTGCGCATGTATTCGTTGCTCGGCTTGCTGCTGATCGCCGCGACGCTGGCGCTGGTCTACTGGATCCGGCGCCCGCAGCGTCACCGCTACCTGGTGTTTTATGCGCTGCTGATGAGCGCCGCGTTCTACACCCACTACTTCGCCGTGCTGGCGGCGCTGTGTCACTGGATCTACCTCGGCGTGATCCGCGTGCAACGTGGTTATCGATTCCGGCACATTCAGCGCCCGGGCTGGTGGCTGGCGAATCTGGCCATCTTCGTCTTGTACCTGCCCTGGTTGCCTAATCTGTTTGACCTGATGCAGCACATGGAACAGCTCAAGGTTGGTGGCGATGTCGGCTGGGAACCGCCGGTGACACTGAGCTCGCTGCCGTCGATGCTCTGGTCGTGGCTGATTCAGGACGATGGCGAAAATCTGCCATGGCCGGTTTTCGCTGCGCTGCCCATGACATTGCTGATGCTCGCCGCGGTGGCGGTGATGCGCGATCGCAGCGTCTCGCGCGGCAGTGTGCTGCTGGCCTTGTACACCGGGTTGCCGCTGCTGCTGGTGTTTGCCGTGTCGTTCATCACACCGGTGTTTATCGAACGCTACCTGACGGCCTATGCCTTGGGCCTGCCGCTGTTGGCCGCATTGGCCATCGACCGTTTGTACAGCCGCGTGCGGCCGTTGGCGCTGGCGGTGCTGGTGTCGCTGGTCGGGGTGCAACTGGTGGGCGTAAACAACAACGCCACGGTCGACAGCAATGATCAGCTCGACCGCGTGGTGAATTACGTCAACCAACATTTCCGGCCCGGTGACCGCATCGTCACCAGCGACATGCTTTGGTACCTGAGTTACGTCTACTACGACCGCAGCGGCGCGCACGTGCGCTTGTTTACACCGCCTGCTGCGGATGGCCGCGCGACTCGTCCGAACGAATACGGATTCGGCACGCTGGTCACCCCTGACGTGTACCTCGACAGCCTCAGCGAGTTGGCCGGCAATGAACGGGTATGGCTGATTGGCGCCCTCGATGAACCGGCGGAATTCCTGCCCTTGCCAGCGACGTGGAAGGTCGGCGCAGAAATCCATGCGGGGGGTGTGCTGGCGCGATTATTCGTGCCGCAGCCTGCCGGCAATCAGGCTTCATCGGGACTAAAACGTTTCACCTTTACATTCGCGATTAAAAGCTAA
- a CDS encoding Ig-like domain-containing protein: MWWSLFGGAKVKSRAVAGQRSLASPLIMSLEPRMLFDGAVAATVADTAAQADSHAPTAADAAKAPTADHPVASKDTHGQADATPAASPVAVPGQSVVFVDSRVKDADSLLKGVAPGTQVVKLDASRDGLQQIADYLDQHQGVSSVQIIAHGNAGDLWLGNSYLSADNVAQRSAVLAEIGKDMNAGGDILIYGCYTAEGDRGLSFVDSLAQLTGRDVAASNNRTGVGGDWDLEIATGSIESVNVLSSKAMSEYQWGLATWTATNNLNSGVGSLRAALASAQNGDIVTFSSGMTVQLTSELLINKSITVDGDLNNDGVADVTLDGQYKTRVVEVASGNTVTLDGLVITKGLVAGNGGNGGSAAAGAMGGGIFNAGILTLNNVTVTANAASGGGGGGGVTGGYVGGGGGGGAGIGGQTGGHGGTSGPGTGTYAGGAGGANAGGYGGGYSPTDMGGRGGTSTGGVGGNGGSAGAGYSHGGNGGSASNGTLSIGGGGGGSGWDKVGGVGANAAGGIYNAASGTLKVIGNSVISNNIAAGGGGGGGGGVGSNGADGGAGGRGVGAIWNNGGVVLITASNFAAISGNGAASGGGGLSNGGSTGTTPSALVGIYNNGGTLNTAYVEPPTATIVVADTALKIGETSLVTITFSRAVNGFTNADLTIVNGTLTNVSSADGGITWTATFTPTNNLTDTTNLITLDNTGVTAVSDSVAGVGTTNSNNYAIDTQRPTATIVMSDTALKIGDTSLVTITFSEAVSGFTNADLTIANGTLTNVSSADGGITWTATFTPTSSITDATNLITLDNTGVADLAGNAGSGTTDSANYVVDTVRPTATIVVADTNLAAGETSVVTITFSEAVSGFTAADLTVANGTLTGLSSSDGGITWTATLTPTTSVTDTTNLITLDNTGVNDLSGNAGTGSTNSNNYAIDTARPTATIVVADTALKIGETSLVTITFSEAVSGFTNADLSIANGTLSAVSSADGGITWTATFTPTSSITDATNLITLNNSGVADLAGNTGVGTTDSNNYAVDTVRPSATVVFTQSTLKIGDTSLVTITFSEAVSGFTNADLTIANGTLTAVSSADGGITWTATFTPSANVTDATNLVTLDNTGVADLAGNAGSGTTDSNNYSIDTQRPTATIVIADPSLSAGETSLVTITFSEAVSGFSNADLTVPNGTLTAVNSADGGITWTATFTPTVGVNDTSNIITLANTGIADLAGNAGTGTTNSGNFTINTVAPTATIVVADNSLTIGETSLVTITFSEAVTGFNNADLTIANGTLTAVSSSDGGITWTATFTPTSNITDASNLISLDNSGVQNAVGNAGNGTTNSNNYAIDTQRPTATVVLADSALGVGQTTTVTITFSEAVSGLTLADLTVANGTLSGLSTADNITYTATFTPSAGITDTSNIITLDNTGITDIAGNTGSGTTDSANYVIDSQRPTATIVISDTDLRPGETALVTITFSEAVSGFDNSDLSVASGTLSNVSSSDGGITWTATFTPTIGVSDATNLIVLNNAGISDLAGNAGIGITNSANYAVQTEVPTATIVVADTALKAGETSTVTITFSEAVTGFTNADLTIANGTLSNVASSDGGITWTATFTPTANIIDTTNLITLDNSGVANASGNSGVGTTDSTNFAIDTALPTATIVVADNRLGIGETTTVTITFSEAVSGFDLSDISVANGTLANLTSSDGGITWTATLTPTANVNDTTNLIIVDTAGVQDLAGNLGASIAISNNYLLDATRPTVNIVVANPHLGIGQTTTVTFTFSEAVSNFDLSDLSVTNGDLSNLSSSDGGKTWTATFTPTANVTDPSNFIALDTSNVSDLAGNVGSSVAVSNNYALDSERPSATVVIANPNIGLGQTSAVTITFNEAVSGFDLSDINVGNGTLSNLSSSDGGKTWTATLTPNANVNSASNAISVNSAGVSDASGNSGAGVSSSNNYAINTLPLVTPPTPPTPPTLPTTSVVIPDPLIRSSDPVVPPLPANVPLQPIIFSPPTGDLGSPLTFAPLFEQRDIGSGLRPLGDIFINHGALSPSFIAQVFSDSTYGDGSGHGFLGFGGGDGGVFGSSTLSSLFNQNSDADRDAVNAFGSHSLKAGDISQGLRGVFSAPSLVQQLQQLKDSEQHRVDSLAAALQQVGISEISA, encoded by the coding sequence ATGTGGTGGAGCCTTTTTGGTGGGGCCAAGGTCAAGTCTCGGGCAGTCGCCGGTCAGCGTTCGCTGGCCTCGCCGCTGATCATGTCGCTGGAGCCGCGCATGCTGTTCGACGGTGCGGTGGCCGCGACAGTCGCCGATACCGCCGCGCAAGCCGACAGTCATGCCCCTACCGCTGCCGATGCGGCCAAGGCGCCGACGGCCGATCATCCGGTCGCGAGCAAGGATACTCACGGCCAGGCCGATGCCACGCCGGCCGCCAGCCCCGTTGCGGTGCCGGGGCAGAGTGTGGTGTTCGTCGATTCACGGGTGAAGGATGCCGACAGCCTGCTCAAGGGCGTCGCGCCCGGCACGCAGGTGGTCAAGCTCGACGCGAGCAGAGATGGCTTGCAGCAGATCGCCGATTACCTCGATCAACATCAGGGCGTCAGTTCGGTGCAGATCATTGCCCACGGCAACGCCGGTGACCTGTGGCTGGGCAACAGTTATCTGTCTGCCGACAACGTCGCTCAGCGCAGCGCAGTCCTCGCCGAAATCGGCAAGGACATGAACGCTGGCGGCGACATCCTGATCTACGGCTGCTACACCGCCGAAGGTGATCGCGGCTTGAGCTTCGTCGATTCGCTGGCGCAGTTGACCGGGCGCGATGTGGCCGCTTCGAACAACCGCACCGGTGTTGGCGGCGACTGGGATCTGGAAATCGCCACCGGCAGCATCGAGAGCGTCAACGTGCTGTCGAGCAAAGCCATGAGCGAATACCAGTGGGGGCTGGCCACCTGGACGGCGACCAACAACCTCAACTCGGGCGTCGGCTCGTTGCGTGCGGCGCTGGCGTCGGCGCAGAACGGTGACATCGTCACGTTCAGTTCCGGCATGACCGTTCAGCTCACGTCGGAATTGCTGATCAACAAGAGCATCACCGTCGATGGCGACCTGAACAACGATGGCGTCGCCGACGTGACCCTTGATGGTCAATACAAGACTCGCGTGGTGGAAGTCGCCTCCGGCAACACCGTGACCCTCGACGGCCTGGTGATTACCAAAGGCCTGGTGGCGGGCAATGGCGGCAATGGTGGCTCAGCAGCAGCGGGGGCCATGGGTGGCGGGATTTTCAACGCCGGCATTCTTACCCTGAACAACGTGACAGTCACTGCCAACGCCGCATCCGGCGGTGGTGGCGGCGGCGGTGTGACCGGCGGTTATGTCGGCGGTGGCGGTGGCGGCGGTGCGGGTATCGGTGGCCAGACCGGTGGCCATGGCGGTACTTCTGGCCCGGGCACCGGCACCTACGCCGGCGGGGCGGGCGGTGCCAATGCCGGTGGTTATGGCGGTGGTTACAGCCCGACCGACATGGGCGGCCGCGGCGGCACCAGCACCGGTGGCGTGGGCGGCAATGGCGGCAGCGCCGGTGCCGGTTACAGTCATGGCGGCAATGGCGGTTCGGCCAGCAACGGCACGCTGTCCATTGGTGGCGGCGGTGGCGGTTCCGGCTGGGACAAAGTCGGCGGCGTCGGTGCCAACGCGGCAGGTGGTATCTACAACGCCGCGAGTGGCACCCTGAAAGTCATTGGCAACTCGGTCATCAGCAACAACATTGCTGCCGGTGGCGGCGGTGGCGGTGGCGGTGGGGTCGGCAGTAACGGCGCCGATGGCGGTGCCGGCGGTCGCGGCGTCGGGGCGATCTGGAACAACGGTGGCGTGGTGCTGATCACCGCGAGCAACTTTGCCGCGATCAGCGGCAATGGCGCGGCCAGCGGTGGTGGCGGGCTGTCGAACGGTGGTTCGACGGGTACGACGCCGAGTGCGCTGGTGGGCATTTACAACAACGGCGGTACGCTCAACACCGCTTACGTGGAACCGCCGACTGCCACCATCGTGGTCGCCGACACCGCGTTGAAAATCGGCGAAACCTCGCTGGTAACCATCACCTTCAGTCGCGCCGTAAACGGTTTCACCAACGCCGACCTGACCATTGTCAACGGCACGCTGACCAATGTGTCCAGCGCCGACGGCGGTATTACCTGGACGGCAACCTTCACGCCGACCAACAACCTTACCGACACCACCAACCTCATCACCCTCGACAACACCGGGGTGACGGCAGTCTCCGACAGCGTCGCCGGTGTCGGCACCACCAACTCGAACAACTACGCGATCGATACCCAGCGTCCGACCGCGACAATCGTGATGAGCGATACGGCGCTGAAAATCGGTGACACCTCACTGGTGACCATCACTTTCAGCGAGGCGGTTTCCGGGTTCACCAACGCCGACCTGACGATTGCCAATGGCACGCTGACCAACGTTTCCAGTGCCGACGGCGGCATCACCTGGACGGCGACCTTTACGCCGACCAGCAGCATCACCGATGCCACCAACCTGATTACCCTGGACAACACCGGGGTGGCGGATCTGGCCGGCAACGCTGGCAGCGGCACCACCGATTCGGCCAATTATGTGGTCGACACCGTACGACCGACAGCGACCATTGTCGTTGCCGACACCAATCTGGCGGCAGGCGAAACCTCTGTGGTGACCATCACCTTCAGCGAAGCGGTGAGCGGTTTCACCGCCGCCGACCTGACGGTGGCCAACGGCACATTGACCGGACTGAGCAGCAGCGACGGCGGCATCACCTGGACCGCCACGCTGACGCCAACCACGAGCGTCACCGACACCACCAACCTGATCACTCTGGACAATACCGGGGTCAATGACCTGTCCGGCAATGCCGGCACTGGCAGCACCAACTCCAACAACTACGCGATCGACACCGCACGGCCGACCGCGACCATCGTGGTCGCCGACACCGCACTGAAAATCGGTGAAACCTCGCTAGTGACCATCACCTTCAGCGAGGCGGTGAGCGGTTTCACCAACGCCGATCTGAGCATTGCCAACGGCACGTTGAGCGCAGTCAGCAGCGCGGATGGCGGCATCACCTGGACGGCGACGTTCACGCCGACCAGCAGCATCACTGACGCTACCAACCTGATCACCCTCAATAACAGCGGTGTCGCGGATCTGGCGGGCAACACCGGCGTCGGCACCACCGATTCCAACAATTACGCGGTCGACACTGTGCGGCCGAGCGCCACCGTGGTGTTCACGCAAAGCACCTTGAAGATCGGCGACACATCACTGGTGACCATCACCTTCAGTGAAGCGGTCAGCGGTTTCACCAACGCCGACCTGACCATCGCCAACGGCACCCTGACGGCGGTCAGCAGCGCGGACGGCGGCATCACCTGGACGGCAACGTTTACACCGAGCGCGAACGTCACCGATGCCACCAATCTGGTGACGCTGGACAACACCGGCGTTGCCGACCTGGCGGGCAACGCCGGCAGCGGCACCACTGATTCGAACAACTACAGCATCGACACCCAGCGTCCAACCGCAACCATCGTGATCGCCGATCCGAGCCTGAGCGCCGGCGAAACCTCGCTCGTGACCATCACCTTCAGCGAAGCGGTCAGCGGTTTCAGCAACGCCGACCTGACCGTTCCCAACGGCACGCTCACGGCGGTCAACAGCGCCGATGGCGGCATCACCTGGACGGCGACTTTCACCCCGACCGTCGGAGTCAACGACACCAGCAACATCATTACCCTGGCCAACACCGGTATCGCTGACCTGGCCGGGAACGCCGGCACGGGCACGACCAACTCCGGCAACTTCACCATCAACACCGTGGCGCCCACCGCGACCATCGTCGTCGCGGACAACAGCCTGACCATCGGCGAAACGTCGCTGGTGACCATTACCTTCAGCGAAGCCGTGACCGGTTTCAACAACGCCGACCTGACGATTGCCAACGGCACGCTGACGGCGGTGAGCAGCAGCGACGGCGGGATCACCTGGACGGCGACCTTCACCCCGACCAGCAACATCACCGACGCGAGCAACCTGATCAGCCTCGACAACAGCGGTGTGCAAAACGCCGTCGGCAATGCCGGCAATGGCACCACCAACTCCAACAATTACGCCATCGACACCCAGCGCCCGACCGCCACCGTGGTGCTTGCCGACTCGGCGCTGGGCGTCGGCCAGACCACCACCGTGACCATCACCTTCAGCGAGGCCGTCAGCGGTTTGACCCTCGCCGACCTGACCGTGGCCAACGGCACACTCTCCGGGCTGAGCACGGCGGACAACATCACTTACACGGCGACGTTTACGCCATCGGCGGGCATCACCGACACCAGCAACATCATCACCCTGGACAACACCGGCATCACTGACATCGCGGGCAACACCGGCAGCGGCACCACCGATTCCGCCAACTACGTGATCGACAGTCAGCGCCCGACCGCCACCATCGTCATCAGTGATACCGATCTGCGTCCGGGCGAAACCGCGCTGGTCACGATTACCTTCAGCGAGGCGGTCAGCGGCTTCGACAACAGCGACCTGAGCGTCGCCAGTGGCACGCTGAGCAATGTCTCGTCGAGCGACGGCGGCATCACCTGGACAGCCACCTTCACGCCGACCATTGGCGTCAGCGATGCCACCAACCTGATCGTGCTGAACAACGCTGGCATCAGTGATCTGGCGGGCAATGCCGGCATCGGCATCACCAACTCGGCCAACTATGCGGTGCAGACCGAAGTGCCGACCGCGACCATCGTCGTCGCGGATACCGCGCTCAAGGCCGGCGAAACCTCGACGGTGACCATCACCTTCAGCGAAGCGGTCACAGGTTTCACCAATGCAGATCTGACCATCGCCAATGGCACCCTGAGCAACGTCGCTTCCAGTGATGGCGGCATCACCTGGACGGCGACATTCACCCCGACCGCCAACATCATCGACACGACCAACCTGATTACCCTCGACAACAGTGGCGTGGCCAACGCCTCCGGCAACAGCGGCGTCGGCACCACCGACTCGACCAATTTCGCCATCGATACGGCGTTGCCGACCGCGACCATCGTGGTCGCCGACAACCGCTTGGGCATCGGTGAAACCACCACAGTGACCATCACTTTCAGCGAAGCGGTCAGCGGTTTTGACCTGTCGGACATCAGCGTCGCCAACGGCACGCTGGCGAACCTGACCAGCAGCGATGGCGGCATCACCTGGACCGCTACGCTGACGCCGACGGCCAACGTCAACGACACGACCAACCTGATCATCGTCGACACTGCCGGGGTGCAGGACCTGGCTGGCAACCTTGGCGCGAGCATCGCGATTTCCAACAATTACCTGCTCGATGCGACCCGGCCGACGGTGAACATTGTGGTCGCCAACCCGCATCTGGGCATCGGCCAGACCACCACGGTGACCTTCACCTTCAGCGAGGCGGTGAGCAACTTCGACCTGTCCGACCTGAGCGTGACCAATGGCGACCTGAGCAATCTGAGCAGCAGCGATGGCGGCAAGACCTGGACCGCGACGTTCACACCGACGGCCAATGTCACCGATCCGAGCAACTTCATTGCGCTCGACACCAGCAACGTCAGCGACCTGGCCGGCAACGTCGGCAGCAGCGTCGCGGTGTCGAACAATTACGCGCTCGACAGCGAGCGGCCGAGTGCGACGGTGGTGATCGCCAACCCGAACATCGGCCTCGGTCAGACGTCGGCGGTGACCATTACTTTCAATGAGGCGGTCAGCGGCTTTGATCTGTCGGACATCAATGTCGGCAACGGCACGCTGTCCAATCTGAGCAGCAGCGACGGCGGCAAGACCTGGACCGCAACCCTGACGCCGAACGCCAACGTCAACAGCGCCAGCAATGCGATCAGCGTCAACAGCGCCGGGGTCAGCGATGCGTCCGGCAACAGCGGGGCCGGAGTCAGCAGCTCCAATAATTACGCGATCAACACGCTGCCGCTGGTGACGCCGCCAACGCCGCCAACGCCGCCGACGTTGCCAACCACTAGCGTGGTGATCCCGGATCCGCTGATCCGCAGCAGCGATCCGGTGGTGCCGCCACTGCCAGCGAATGTGCCGCTGCAACCGATCATTTTCTCGCCACCGACCGGCGATCTCGGCTCGCCGCTGACCTTCGCGCCGTTGTTCGAACAACGCGACATCGGCAGTGGCCTGCGCCCGCTCGGTGACATTTTCATCAACCACGGCGCGCTGAGCCCAAGCTTCATTGCCCAGGTGTTCAGCGACAGCACCTACGGTGACGGCAGCGGTCACGGTTTTCTCGGTTTCGGCGGTGGCGATGGCGGGGTCTTCGGCAGCAGCACGCTGTCGAGCCTGTTCAACCAGAACAGCGATGCCGACCGTGATGCGGTAAACGCATTCGGCAGCCACTCACTCAAGGCCGGCGATATTTCCCAAGGACTGCGCGGCGTGTTCAGCGCGCCGTCACTGGTGCAGCAACTGCAACAGCTCAAAGACAGCGAGCAGCACCGGGTCGACAGCCTGGCGGCGGCTCTGCAACAGGTCGGCATCAGCGAAATTTCGGCCTGA
- a CDS encoding phage tail protein has protein sequence MDVYMGTVMTFAFNFAPSNWALCNGQIMSISQYNALFALLGTVYGGNGQQTFGLPNLQSRLPVCQGSGPGLTPRVMGEVSGAEQVTATLNNLPNHTHTLAGLTATTTVQLANPASNVVGTPTATNAYIGASGTGPGLANIYSDAQGASPVPLKGAATTISGTITPTGNGLPMPIMNPYLVLNFSIALNGIFPSRN, from the coding sequence ATGGACGTTTACATGGGCACTGTGATGACGTTTGCCTTTAACTTTGCGCCCTCCAACTGGGCCTTGTGCAATGGTCAGATCATGAGCATTTCCCAGTACAACGCGCTGTTCGCGTTGCTGGGTACGGTGTATGGAGGCAACGGCCAGCAGACGTTCGGGTTACCCAATCTGCAGAGTCGCCTGCCAGTCTGCCAAGGCAGCGGCCCGGGCCTCACACCGCGAGTGATGGGCGAAGTCTCCGGCGCCGAGCAAGTCACCGCCACCCTCAACAACCTGCCAAACCACACCCACACCCTGGCTGGCCTCACCGCCACCACCACCGTGCAACTGGCCAACCCGGCCAGCAACGTTGTGGGCACGCCCACGGCGACCAACGCCTACATCGGCGCATCAGGCACCGGCCCGGGGCTGGCGAATATCTACTCCGATGCCCAGGGCGCATCGCCGGTGCCCCTCAAAGGTGCCGCGACCACCATCAGCGGGACGATCACACCCACCGGCAATGGTTTGCCAATGCCGATCATGAACCCGTATCTGGTGCTCAACTTCAGCATCGCGTTGAACGGTATCTTTCCTTCGCGCAACTGA
- a CDS encoding GNAT family N-acetyltransferase, producing MTDNAAVAAEGLVVRPARATDGPFLQSLYQAARPDLQWIDGEQEQVQQVIAQQFQVQEQGMGENYPNAMHYVVEKLGSHIGALSTDFGANEIRVLYLAFIPQARGQGYGRAVLQGVQKAAQQIRCPVATVVWTRNPHARRHYLALGFAVEESNPAAERLVWYPQ from the coding sequence ATGACGGATAACGCAGCAGTGGCAGCAGAGGGATTGGTGGTGCGGCCAGCGCGGGCAACCGACGGGCCGTTTTTGCAGAGCCTGTATCAGGCGGCGCGGCCGGATCTGCAATGGATCGATGGCGAGCAGGAGCAGGTGCAGCAAGTCATCGCCCAGCAATTTCAGGTGCAGGAACAGGGCATGGGCGAGAACTACCCCAACGCCATGCACTACGTGGTGGAAAAACTCGGCAGCCACATCGGCGCATTGAGCACGGATTTCGGTGCCAACGAAATTCGCGTGTTGTACCTGGCGTTCATCCCGCAGGCACGCGGCCAAGGCTATGGCCGCGCTGTGCTGCAAGGCGTACAGAAAGCCGCGCAACAGATTCGCTGCCCGGTGGCGACGGTGGTCTGGACCCGCAATCCGCATGCACGACGGCATTACCTGGCATTGGGATTTGCTGTCGAAGAAAGCAATCCCGCCGCCGAACGCCTGGTCTGGTATCCGCAATAA
- a CDS encoding sulfotransferase family protein gives MKGLQQFHFISGLPRSGSTLLSAILLQNPRFHAGMTSPVGSLFSSVLEQCSAGSEYGAVIDTDMRRRLLRGLFDSYYADKADKPLVFDTNRQWSSRLPALNDLFPNAKVIACVRNVAWVMDSLERLYRANPYENTKLFSDAAERNTVYSRCETLAQRNRLVGFAWAALKEAYYGEHADSLLIIDYDLLSQAPERVLRLVYDFIGEPWFEHDFEHLAYDAPEFDQGLGLAGLHKVKPKVALQSRRTILPPDLFKQYADLSFWLDGSASAANVIRMKTDAAIS, from the coding sequence GTGAAGGGATTGCAGCAGTTCCACTTTATCTCCGGCTTGCCGCGTTCAGGCTCGACCCTGCTTTCTGCCATTCTTTTGCAGAACCCGCGCTTTCACGCCGGCATGACCAGCCCGGTCGGTTCGCTGTTTTCCAGTGTCCTCGAGCAATGCAGTGCCGGCAGCGAATACGGGGCGGTGATCGACACCGACATGCGCCGCCGCCTGCTGCGTGGTCTGTTCGATTCCTACTACGCCGACAAGGCCGACAAACCGCTGGTGTTTGACACCAACCGGCAGTGGAGCTCGCGCCTGCCGGCACTCAACGACCTGTTCCCCAACGCCAAAGTAATTGCCTGCGTGCGCAACGTGGCGTGGGTGATGGACAGCCTCGAACGGCTGTACCGCGCCAACCCTTACGAAAACACCAAATTGTTTAGCGATGCCGCCGAGCGCAACACCGTCTACAGTCGCTGCGAGACCCTCGCTCAGCGCAACCGTCTGGTCGGTTTTGCCTGGGCGGCGCTCAAGGAAGCCTATTACGGCGAGCACGCCGACTCTTTGCTGATCATCGATTACGACCTCCTGAGCCAGGCCCCGGAGCGGGTGCTGCGGCTGGTGTACGACTTTATCGGCGAGCCGTGGTTCGAGCATGATTTCGAGCATCTGGCCTATGACGCGCCGGAATTCGACCAAGGCCTTGGCCTGGCCGGCCTGCACAAGGTCAAACCCAAGGTTGCGTTGCAGTCCCGGCGGACGATTCTGCCGCCGGACCTGTTCAAGCAATACGCCGATTTGTCCTTTTGGCTCGATGGCTCAGCCAGCGCCGCCAATGTCATTCGTATGAAGACCGACGCCGCGATCAGTTGA